From Anabaena sphaerica FACHB-251, one genomic window encodes:
- a CDS encoding helix-turn-helix domain-containing protein produces MTRSEQLSRKSFEQEEWQKLFYKYQQQYIRRRLEAIKCLHDGKTRQEVMDKLGCARQSLITWIDMYCQGGLKALVTPIKSKRIQRLGCEEKEQIKKMLLQEKPTDYGIDRQIWTGKIIIEVIQQRWGIELKDSRIYDILKEMGLSHQKAHRDYENSEPKVQKEFVVTIKKNWQN; encoded by the coding sequence ATGACTAGATCAGAACAGCTAAGTAGAAAGAGTTTTGAACAAGAAGAGTGGCAAAAATTATTTTACAAATATCAACAGCAATACATAAGAAGACGGTTAGAAGCAATCAAGTGTCTACATGATGGTAAAACCAGACAAGAAGTGATGGATAAACTTGGCTGTGCAAGACAGAGCTTAATCACTTGGATTGATATGTATTGTCAAGGGGGGCTAAAGGCACTAGTCACGCCAATAAAGTCTAAGAGAATACAGCGGTTAGGTTGTGAAGAAAAAGAACAGATAAAAAAAATGCTCTTGCAGGAGAAACCAACGGACTATGGAATTGACCGACAGATATGGACAGGGAAGATAATAATTGAAGTTATACAGCAGCGGTGGGGTATAGAGCTAAAAGACAGTCGCATCTATGACATACTCAAAGAGATGGGACTATCACATCAAAAAGCACATCGTGATTATGAAAATAGCGAGCCGAAAGTTCAGAAAGAGTTTGTCGTTACAATAAAAAAAAACTGGCAGAACTAA
- a CDS encoding transposase, with the protein MAELKPRQRLVFYDEFAVYDRPSLYYAWAERNSKPEISSNEKRKRNKVNGMISVDAVTGEIYLQLQPKSKAEDVAQYLADLCKDAHKENIEKLSIALDNNSTHKQKMKNLLNEHLQNAGIGDKIAIEFIHTPAYSPDFNLAEYEIHLLRLQKLHHLPSNITIAEIENILKDVKILMTSEQILKTLDHIFALVPLSIP; encoded by the coding sequence CTGGCAGAACTAAAGCCTAGACAGAGGCTAGTATTTTATGACGAGTTTGCTGTTTATGACAGACCGAGCCTGTATTATGCTTGGGCTGAGCGTAATAGCAAGCCAGAGATTTCTAGTAACGAAAAAAGGAAGAGAAACAAAGTCAACGGTATGATCTCGGTTGACGCTGTAACTGGAGAAATCTACTTGCAGTTACAGCCTAAATCAAAAGCCGAAGATGTGGCTCAATACCTTGCAGATTTGTGTAAAGATGCTCACAAAGAAAATATAGAGAAGCTATCTATTGCTCTGGATAACAACTCTACTCATAAACAGAAGATGAAAAATTTATTGAATGAGCATCTGCAAAATGCAGGGATAGGAGACAAAATAGCTATAGAATTCATCCATACGCCTGCTTATTCACCCGACTTTAATCTAGCAGAATATGAAATTCATCTCCTGAGATTACAGAAGCTACATCATTTACCTTCAAATATAACCATTGCCGAAATTGAGAACATCTTAAAGGATGTCAAAATTTTGATGACTTCAGAGCAAATATTAAAAACTTTAGACCACATTTTTGCTTTAGTTCCTCTGTCTATTCCTTGA
- a CDS encoding XisI protein: protein MKKLDKYRQIIRELLTAHATPNEPNIECQLILDTEHDHYQLLDVGWQDLNRIYACYIHLDIKDNKIWIQHNMTEADIAQELVERGVPATDIVLGLHPPYKRPYTKYGVA, encoded by the coding sequence ATGAAAAAACTAGATAAATATCGTCAAATCATCCGTGAATTATTAACAGCCCATGCTACCCCAAATGAGCCAAATATTGAATGTCAACTCATTCTTGATACAGAACATGATCATTATCAACTTCTCGATGTTGGTTGGCAAGATTTAAACCGCATTTATGCCTGTTACATTCATTTAGATATTAAAGATAACAAAATCTGGATTCAGCACAATATGACAGAAGCTGATATTGCTCAAGAGTTAGTGGAAAGAGGAGTTCCAGCTACAGATATTGTTTTAGGCTTGCATCCCCCATACAAACGTCCTTATACCAAATATGGAGTTGCTTGA
- a CDS encoding type II toxin-antitoxin system RelE/ParE family toxin produces MPNILKKPLAEADLLDIWNFIANESLEKADIFLQKIENKLKILAENPGMGRKRDELLPNLRSFPVGSYLIFYHPINQGIEVVRVLHGSRDIPNFFVDDSLEDE; encoded by the coding sequence ATGCCAAATATTCTGAAGAAACCCCTTGCCGAAGCAGATTTGTTAGATATTTGGAATTTCATTGCTAATGAAAGCCTTGAAAAAGCAGATATTTTCCTACAAAAGATAGAAAACAAGCTCAAAATTCTGGCAGAAAATCCTGGCATGGGTAGAAAACGTGATGAATTACTGCCAAATTTACGGAGTTTTCCAGTAGGAAGTTATCTCATTTTCTACCACCCTATCAACCAAGGAATTGAAGTTGTCCGTGTTTTGCATGGATCAAGGGATATACCCAACTTTTTTGTAGATGATTCCTTAGAAGACGAGTAA
- a CDS encoding type II toxin-antitoxin system ParD family antitoxin: MNVSLTTELENWVQSKVESGMYTSASEVIREGLRLLKEQDTLKEIRLAELRREIQKGIDSGESTPLNMSEIIAKAKQQRQEKQS; this comes from the coding sequence ATGAACGTTTCTCTAACCACCGAACTGGAAAACTGGGTTCAATCTAAAGTTGAAAGCGGTATGTATACTTCCGCGAGTGAAGTAATTCGGGAAGGATTGCGGCTACTCAAAGAACAAGATACCTTGAAAGAAATACGTCTTGCTGAGTTACGGCGAGAAATTCAAAAAGGTATTGATAGCGGAGAATCTACACCCTTAAACATGAGTGAAATTATCGCCAAAGCAAAACAACAAAGGCAGGAGAAGCAGTCGTAA
- a CDS encoding alkene reductase, protein MDNTLQLLTPIQLGTYTLPNRLVMAPLTRCRAAAGNVPYELHATYYAQRATAGLIISEATQVCPQGQGYPATPGIHSAEQIAGWKKVTQAVHDKGGRIFLQLWHVGRISHPDFQPNGELPVAPSAIAPTGEVGTYEGMKPYVAPRALELEEIPSVIEQYRQGAKNALEAGFDGVEVHGANGYLIDQFLQDCTNHRTDAYGGSVENRSRFLMEVLEAVTEVWGGDRVGLRLSPSGSFNDMGDSDPKTLFSYVVQELNKFNLAYLHLIEPRLDASQDTLEHLSSDLTSGFFRPLFTPLLSKWGNAIPERFTGL, encoded by the coding sequence ATGGATAACACACTGCAATTATTAACCCCTATACAACTCGGTACTTACACCTTACCGAATCGTCTGGTGATGGCTCCTTTAACCCGCTGTCGTGCTGCGGCTGGCAACGTTCCCTACGAACTCCATGCCACCTACTATGCACAACGAGCAACCGCTGGACTGATTATTTCCGAAGCAACCCAAGTCTGTCCCCAAGGACAAGGTTATCCCGCTACCCCCGGCATCCATTCAGCTGAACAGATTGCTGGCTGGAAAAAAGTTACCCAAGCGGTTCACGACAAAGGTGGTCGCATTTTTCTGCAACTCTGGCACGTTGGGCGCATTTCCCATCCTGATTTTCAGCCAAATGGTGAATTACCCGTTGCCCCTAGCGCGATCGCCCCAACAGGAGAAGTCGGAACTTACGAAGGCATGAAACCCTACGTCGCGCCTCGCGCCCTTGAACTCGAAGAAATTCCCAGCGTGATTGAACAATATCGTCAAGGTGCGAAAAATGCCCTGGAAGCAGGTTTTGACGGCGTTGAAGTACATGGCGCAAATGGTTATCTGATTGATCAATTTTTGCAAGACTGCACCAACCACCGCACCGATGCCTATGGCGGCTCAGTAGAAAATCGATCGCGCTTTTTGATGGAAGTTCTGGAAGCTGTGACTGAAGTCTGGGGTGGAGATCGCGTTGGTTTGCGATTATCTCCTTCTGGCAGTTTTAACGACATGGGTGACTCAGACCCCAAGACCCTATTCAGCTATGTTGTGCAGGAACTTAACAAATTTAACTTAGCCTACCTGCACCTCATCGAACCCCGTCTCGATGCGAGCCAAGATACCCTAGAACACCTCAGTAGCGACCTCACCTCTGGTTTTTTCCGTCCCCTGTTTACCCCTCTTCTGTCAAAATGGGGAAATGCAATACCTGAAAGGTTTACGGGGCTTTAG
- a CDS encoding N-6 DNA methylase: MKVEINDWKQLFQISASHSPLPISLPTIALANPPYCQINSAANQELSRFEMAYKWKEQENGSYIITSKLRNKIEQECLFVEQCLKQVQPGEIVCVLLSNGILSSSQHAYFRRWLLEEMAVLIASIQLPPENFQVECELGIVTSFLILKRKGGNLSVPEDYPIFMAVADKIGFDSRGRRLFRPITKEQAKREIDSDLPIIVEEFKQFIKEEIIP, from the coding sequence ATGAAAGTAGAAATTAATGATTGGAAACAACTGTTCCAAATCTCTGCTAGTCATTCTCCTCTACCCATTTCTTTACCTACTATAGCACTTGCTAATCCTCCTTATTGCCAAATTAATTCTGCTGCTAATCAAGAACTATCTCGATTTGAAATGGCGTACAAATGGAAAGAACAAGAAAATGGCAGTTATATTATCACATCCAAATTGAGAAACAAAATAGAGCAGGAATGCTTGTTTGTAGAACAATGTTTAAAACAAGTACAACCTGGTGAAATAGTCTGTGTTTTACTATCTAATGGAATTCTTTCTTCATCTCAGCACGCATATTTTCGTAGATGGTTATTAGAAGAAATGGCTGTGTTAATTGCTTCTATCCAGTTACCACCAGAAAACTTTCAGGTAGAATGTGAATTAGGAATTGTCACTAGCTTTTTGATTCTCAAACGTAAAGGTGGTAATTTATCAGTACCAGAGGATTATCCTATCTTTATGGCAGTTGCAGATAAAATTGGTTTTGACAGTCGTGGTCGTCGGCTGTTTCGTCCTATAACCAAGGAACAAGCAAAGCGAGAAATTGATAGTGATTTACCAATAATTGTAGAGGAATTTAAACAGTTTATCAAAGAGGAGATAATCCCATGA